AGTGGTTTCTAAGTTAGGATCGCCAGCTGTGATAAAGGGAATTAAGGCAGTTTGTTGGCGATCCCGTAAAGTTTGAAAGTACTCAGATATAGAAGCCATGCTAATATTTCACCTAATAATGGGTAATAATTAATGTTTTCTCACGCAGAGGCGCAAAGGCGCAGAGAGGAGTAAGAAGTCTAATGTTTTAAGAAAAGGGTTAAGGGAGAAGAATAAAGAAAGTTATTTATTTGAGTGCTTAATTTCTCCCTTCGCCCTGCCTTCTGCAAGAAGCATTTTTTGGTTGGCAAAGATTCCCCTAATATTAGTTCGTAATTAAGAAGTCTAATTTTATTAGGGATTGAAGGTTTAAATCTGTTGCCTTGTTTTAGAAAATTGGTATAACTAGCGTTGAAATGAAATAGGGAATAGGTTTTTTCTATACCTTTTCGAGAGCAGGGGTATCATCTTTTAGTAAATTCCGTACAGCTTGCTCTATGTCGTTTTGTTTAACTAAAGACTCTCCTACCAAAACTGCACGGGCACCAGCTTGAGCAACAAAAGATAAATCCGCAGGTGTATATAGTCCAGATTCACTAACGACGGTGATGCCCAAACTTTGTAATTGTTGTTGGCGCTGTGCCAAAAGTTGCTGTGTGATTGCTAAATCAACTGTGAAATCTTCTAGGTTACGGTTGTTAATTCCTACTAAACGTAGGTCGTTTAAATTTAGCACTCGATCCAGTTCAGCCAAGGTATGAACTTCTACTAATGCATTCATGCCCAATTGATGAATCAGTTGCAAAAATTCCTGGAGTTTTTGGTCTGATAAGATGGCAGCAATCAACAATACTGCATCAGCGCCTGCTGTTCGTGCTAAATAAATTTGGTAGGGGTCAATGATAAACTCTTTGCACAGTAGAGGTAATGTTAGGTGCGATCGCACTCTTCCCAGATTATCAAAACTGCCTTGAAAGAACTTATGATCAGTGAGGATTGAAAGACTTGCTGCACCTCCTCGATCATAAGCTTGGGCGATCGCTACTGGGTCAAAGTCAGCCCGGATAATCCCGCGACTGGGTGACGCTTTTTTTACTTCGGCAATTAAGCTTGGTTGGCTAGGATTTTGCTGCAAAGCTGTGAGAAAATTTCGCACAGGTGGAGCAGCAGTTAATTGATTTTGCAAAGCAGCTAGAGGCAGTTCTTGCTGCATTTGTGCAACTTCTTGCCATTTATACCAAACAATTTCTTCAAGAATGTGACGAGGAGCAACTTGCTGAGTCATAACCTGCTAGGGGCTAGGGGGATGGGGAGATAGGGAGCAGGGGAGCAGGGGAGCAGGGGAGCAGGGGAGCAGGGGAGATGAGGGAGAAATAACAACTAACAACTGACAACTGACAACTGACAACTGACAACTGACAACTAACTAATCACTATTGTCTGTTGAGTTTGTGTGTATGCACAGACGACGTTTTTAATCATTTCTAAACCGACTCCTCCTGCTAGAGTCATGATGGATTCGGGATGAAACTGAACCGCAGCGATGGGGAGTGTCTGATGCTCAATGGCCATAATTACGTCGTCATCAGAAATCGCTGTCACCTTCAGTTCGTTTGGCAAGCTTGGCGCTAGGGCAAATAATGAATGGTATCTACCGACTGTAAAGGATTCTGGTAAGTTTTTGAATAAAACAGAATCGGTATCGGTAACGAAAACCCGCGAAGATTTACCATGTTGGGGATAGTTGAGAACTCCTAATTCTCCGCCAAACGCCTCCACGATGCCTTGCAGTCCTAGACAAACTCCGAAAATGGGAATTTGACGACGGATACAAGCGGCTACAGTTTGGGGAACTTGAAAATCATTTGGTCTACCAGGCCCAGGAGATAAAACAACTAAGTCGGGGCGTTCTGTGTCAAATAGCGATTCTGGAAAGCCGTGACGTAGTGTTGTCACAGTGGCACCAGTTTGTCGTATGTAATTGGCTAGTGTATGCACAAATGAGTCTTCATGGTCTATCAGTAAGATGCGTTTGCTAGTTCCAACATCTGCAATAGATTTGCTTACTGTTAGGGAATCGGACTCTTGAATTTTTTCGCTAGTTTGTTTGGCGCGACGAATTGTCTCAAATAAAGCTGCGGCTTTGGTAATTGTCTCTTTTTCTTCTGCTTGTGGTATGGAGTCATAAAGGACTGTAGCACCAACTCGCACCTGAGCGATCGCATCTTTTAAGCGAATTGTCCGCAGGATTAACCCTGTATTCAAATTGCCATTAAAGTTTAAATAGCCCACTGCTCCACCATACCAACGTCGAGGGCTGCGTTCATGCTGTTCGAGAAACTCTATTGCTGCTCTTTTGGGTGCGCCGGTGACTGTAACGGCCCAAGTATGACTGAGAAATGCATCTAAGGCATCAAATTCTGTTCTGAGTAAGCCCTCGACATGATCCACTGTATGGATTAAGTGACTATACAATTCTATTTGCCGACGACCAATAACTCGTACTGAACCAGGTTCACAAATCCGCGATTTGTCATTGCGATCTACGTCAGTACACATCGTTAACTCAGCTTCGTCTTTATGTGAGTTGAGTAAATGACGAATTTGAGCGGCATCATCAATGGCATCTTGTCCCCGACTAATAGTACCACTAATGGGACAAGTTTCTACACGTCTGCCTTCAACTCGGACAAACATTTCTGGAGATGCACCAATCAAATATTCTCCACCAAGATTAAAAATGAATCCATAAGGACTAGGATTAATTTCTTTTAAGGTTTCAAATAGTTTGCTGGGTAGTTGTTCGCAGCTTTCAAAAAAGTTTTGACTGGGAACTACTTCAAATAAGTCGCCACGGCGGAAGTAATCGAGTACAGTCTCGACTTGTTTGGCATACTCACCTATGTTATGGTCAGCAGTTTGAGTTGGCAGAAGACGCTTTCCTAGATAATCAACAGATTCACCTGTGCGAGGCAGATTATTTGTACTGCCATGCACTGTTGCAAATTCATATTGAAAACAAAATGCACGTTGCTGATAGTAGTCTACAATAATCAATTCATCAGGTAGATAAAGTACCAAATCTCTTTGATCTGTGGGACGCTCTAAACGCTGTTGAATTGGCTCAAACTGAAAAACTAAATCATAACCAAATGCACCATACAATCCTAAATGCTCGTCTTCTTCACTAGAAAAAGTATGGAGAATTTCGCGGATAACTGTAAATGCTGAAGGTTGTTTACTGCGCTCTTCTTCGGCAAAGAATTGGTTTGTCGGTTTAACTAATCCTGTGATATAGTTATTGGTTTGATTGACTTGACCAAGTTGTTTTGAGTGTGATAGGCACTTCTTAAGCAATGGTAAAAGTACCTGACCGCGATCGTTGAGTGCTGTGAGCGTAAAGGTATTGTCCCGTG
Above is a window of Nostoc sp. UHCC 0702 DNA encoding:
- the trpC gene encoding indole-3-glycerol phosphate synthase TrpC, with translation MTQQVAPRHILEEIVWYKWQEVAQMQQELPLAALQNQLTAAPPVRNFLTALQQNPSQPSLIAEVKKASPSRGIIRADFDPVAIAQAYDRGGAASLSILTDHKFFQGSFDNLGRVRSHLTLPLLCKEFIIDPYQIYLARTAGADAVLLIAAILSDQKLQEFLQLIHQLGMNALVEVHTLAELDRVLNLNDLRLVGINNRNLEDFTVDLAITQQLLAQRQQQLQSLGITVVSESGLYTPADLSFVAQAGARAVLVGESLVKQNDIEQAVRNLLKDDTPALEKV
- a CDS encoding anthranilate synthase, which codes for MIVDSYSYTTLGGVHISRSITEVKIETALEDILFHLNSQRGGLLNSSYEYPGRYKRWAIGFVNPPLELSTRDNTFTLTALNDRGQVLLPLLKKCLSHSKQLGQVNQTNNYITGLVKPTNQFFAEEERSKQPSAFTVIREILHTFSSEEDEHLGLYGAFGYDLVFQFEPIQQRLERPTDQRDLVLYLPDELIIVDYYQQRAFCFQYEFATVHGSTNNLPRTGESVDYLGKRLLPTQTADHNIGEYAKQVETVLDYFRRGDLFEVVPSQNFFESCEQLPSKLFETLKEINPSPYGFIFNLGGEYLIGASPEMFVRVEGRRVETCPISGTISRGQDAIDDAAQIRHLLNSHKDEAELTMCTDVDRNDKSRICEPGSVRVIGRRQIELYSHLIHTVDHVEGLLRTEFDALDAFLSHTWAVTVTGAPKRAAIEFLEQHERSPRRWYGGAVGYLNFNGNLNTGLILRTIRLKDAIAQVRVGATVLYDSIPQAEEKETITKAAALFETIRRAKQTSEKIQESDSLTVSKSIADVGTSKRILLIDHEDSFVHTLANYIRQTGATVTTLRHGFPESLFDTERPDLVVLSPGPGRPNDFQVPQTVAACIRRQIPIFGVCLGLQGIVEAFGGELGVLNYPQHGKSSRVFVTDTDSVLFKNLPESFTVGRYHSLFALAPSLPNELKVTAISDDDVIMAIEHQTLPIAAVQFHPESIMTLAGGVGLEMIKNVVCAYTQTQQTIVIS